One genomic window of Nicotiana sylvestris chromosome 10, ASM39365v2, whole genome shotgun sequence includes the following:
- the LOC104243832 gene encoding small ribosomal subunit protein uS12-like, translating to MGKTRGMGARRKLKSHRRRQRWADKSYKKSHLGNEWKKPFAGSSHAKGIVLEKIGIEAKQPNSVIRKCARVKLIKNGKKITAFVPNDGCLNYIEENDEVLIAGFGQKGHAVGDIPGVRFKVVKVSGVSLLALFKEKKEKPRS from the coding sequence ATGGGGAAGACACGTGGAATGGGAGCTAGACGCAAGTTGAAGTCCCACCGCAGAAGACAAAGGTGGGCTGACAAGTCCTACAAGAAGTCGCATCTTGGTAATGAATGGAAGAAGCCATTTGCCGGATCTTCCCATGCCAAAGGAATTGTGCTTGAGAAGATAGGTATTGAGGCTAAGCAGCCCAACTCTGTTATTCGTAAATGTGCTAGGGTTAAGCTCATCAAAAATGGGAAGAAGATTACTGCTTTTGTCCCCAACGATGGTTGTTTGAACTACATTGAAGAAAATGATGAAGTGTTAATTGCTGGATTTGGTCAGAAAGGTCATGCTGTGGGAGATATTCCCGGAGTCAGGTTCAAGGTGGTGAAGGTTTCTGGTGTCTCTCTCCTAGCTCTCTTCaaggagaagaaggagaagcCAAGATCCTAA